In the genome of Primulina tabacum isolate GXHZ01 chromosome 13, ASM2559414v2, whole genome shotgun sequence, the window cattcgTGTTGAACATCTTCCCCGTACTTTCTCTgaccactgtccgcttttggtcaccgctccggtttttgcccgtgggccgagctcgtttcgcttccagcgtatgtggcttcggcatcatggttttttgcagactgttcGGCTTAATTGGTTTCTGCCTTGTAGTTTGAGTGGTATGCCTCGCCTTTTTGCTAAGATTAAGCGCCTCAAACATCACCTCAAGTGGTggaatcaggatgtttttgggaacCTTTTCGATAAAATCATTGAGGCTGAGAGGGCTGTTCGGTCCGCTGAGGTTGTCTGTGAGGCTGATCCTTCTGAGTTGAATTGGACTTCTCTGTCTGAtcgcaatgaggatctggcccgtgtcaccgccatggaggcggatttttggagaCAGAAAGCTGCTTGCCACtggttagaggatggtgagaggaacaccaaactctttcacAACATGGTGAAGAAGAAAAGGGTGGCGAATAAGATTTTCCGCATCTGGGATAATGGGGTAtgcctgacgtctcctgagTTGATTCAGCAGTTGGGAGCCTCGTTTTTCCAGCATTTGCTTACTGGTGACCCCTCTGCGCTTGCgagtcctgatttttcgggctTCCCCTCCGTTATCTCTGCTGTGGAGAATGAGGGTATTGTTGTGACCCCTTCTTTGGAGGAGGTTCGTGCGACCGTCTTCTCCATACATCCTGATAGTGTGGCTGGGCCTGATGGCTTCTCCTCggcgttctttcagcattgtTGGGAGATTgttcatcaggatgtttttgatgTTGTCCTGGATTTTTTCAGGGGTTCTCCCCTCCCCCAGGGTTTTACCGCCACCACAATCACTCTGATCCCCAAAGTCGCGGGTGCTCATGCTTGGTCGGACTTCCGTCCGATTAGTATGTGCAATGTCCCTAATAAGATCATCTCTAAGCTGTTGTACTCTCGGCTGAGGGTTGTGGCGGAGAGACTTATTTCaccgaatcagagtggcttcgttCCGGGTCGGATGATCTCCGATAATATTCTCCTAgcccaggagctcactcacagtCTCACTCTCCCCACTCGTGGCGGTAATGTTATcctgaagttggatatggccaaggcctatgaCAGGGTCCAGTGGCCTTTCCTCTTCGAGGTTTTGAGACACTTTGGTTTCTCGGAGCGGGTTGTGGAGATGGTCTCGGCTTGCATatctcattgtcatttctccgtgaacatCAATGGCTCTCTCTCGGGGTTCTTTGGTTCCACTAGAGGCCTCAGACAGGGCGATCCCTTGTCCCCCATgcttttcattttgggggcggagTACCTATCGCGCGGCCTTGACCGCctctacctgcagcatcctgAGCTCAGGTACCGCTCTGGTTGTGATATCCTGATTTTCCATCTGGCTTAtgctgatgatgtcattattttcgccaatggtgggtctcgtAGTTTGCGGCGCCTTATGGGTTTACTGCATCATTATGAGAATTGTTCGGGTCAGCTGGTGAACGCTGTCAAAAGATCTGTTATcttgcctccgaggtgctctgAGCGACTTCGCTCTCGGATTTTGCGCATCACCAGGTTTGCGGAGGGTCATTTGCCCCTCAAGTACCTCAGAGTCCCCTTGTTTAGGGGTAACCGAGTATGTTCCCTTTTTGAGCACCTCCTACAAtctgttcgtaggaagttagagggttgggagatcCGGACGCTCTCTCTGGGTAGCCGCATAACCCTTATCCGCAGTgtgctcctctccatgccgatttatctgtttcaggtggtACAGCCACCGcttgctgtcatggagaagcttgagcTGGTTTTCAACGCTTTTCTCTGGGGGTCGCGGACACTGGAGAAGAAATGGCACTGGGCCAAGTGGTCTCGAGCCTGTCTCCCAGTGATGGAGGGtggtcttggcttccgcagattgaaagatctggtGGATAGCTTTTCTATTAAGTTGTGGTTCCGGTTTCGGCAGGGCTCCTCTCTctgggcgagattccttttACGGAAGTATTGCCAGATGGATGCTCCTGCCTCTGTTCTCCCTCGTGGTTTAATATCCCCCACCAGGCGTCGTCTCCTACGGATCAAACCTCGCGCCGAGCCCGGCATTCGCTGGCGCGTTGGCCTTGGAGACGTGTCCTTTTGGGATGACATATGGTTTGGGGATACTGCTCTGTCCAGCCAGTGTGAGGTCCGTGGGGGCCGTGATGTTCGGGTTTTTCACTTTTTGTCTGAGGGGGCTTgggatttcgatcttctttgcgCTGTGGTGGCCCCTTCTGTTGCTGAGGCGATTACTTTGACCCCGATTGCCTTTGGCGAGCCTGATTTGGCGCTTTGGATTCACAGTTCTGACGGTGCTTTTTCGATTAGGTCTGCTTGGGAGCTTGTCCGATTGAGAGACCCTGTTTCTGATATCTTGACTCCTTGTTGGGGCCGTTGGTTGAGGCCCACGATGTCTTTttttctttggagattttggcatcagtggctcccgtTGGATGATATGCTCCAACGTCGTGGCTTTGAGTTGGCTTCTCGATGCCAGTGTTGTGTTATGTCAGAGACATTTACACATGTCTTCATTGATGGCCCGATAGCCCGTTATGTCTGGCATTTCTTTGGGGCCATATTTCGTGTCCGGATCCCCTGCACAGGGGATCTCAGGTTGTTCGTTAGCGCTTGGAAGAGAAATCTTCATTGGGCACCTGGGGGCCACGTCAAGGAGTTTCTGCCCTTCATTGTTTTGTGGTTTCTTTGGATGGCTCGTaatgatgcgaagcaccgtCAGTTGCGTATTTCTGGGGAGACTGTGaagtctcagattttgtcttatcTGCGTCTTGCCCGTGCTGCTTTCATTGTTAAGCCCAAGCACTGGCTTGGTgcctttgaggcggcgagatcGCTGGGAATTTTTGTTGCCTTTCAGCGGACCCATAGGTTAGCGATTGTCCGGTGGCTCTGTCCACCACCTGGGTGCTTTAAGCTGAATGTTGATGGGAGTTCGAGGGGCAATCCTGGGGAGTCGTCTGTTGGTGGTGTTGTGCGTGATTCTTCTGGCAGGGTGGTGCTCTCCTTCAGCGAGTTTATCAGAGTCGGGACCAATGTCCGGGCggagctttgggcggtttggaggggcCTTCTTATCTGTTCCGATCTCGGCCTTTTTCCCCTTTGGGTTGAGACCGATTCTCAGATTTCTCTTCAGATCCTGCGTTCTCGTCGGTGTCATTGGGACCTTCATCATACAGTCACTCGGATTCTGTTTCTTTTGAGGGGGCGGGCGGTTCATTTTTCACATATTTTTCGGGAGGGaaattcggtggcggatgcgttggcggcgagggctcatACCATTAGGGTttataccttagagttaggtccttcactACCCAGACACATATCCATACTGACCCGCTCGGATATCTCCGGGCTTCCCTACCTTAGATACAGATGTTCTTAGCTATTTGCAGCCCCTTCCTTTATTTGGAtctatttctatatatatatatatatttatatatatctatatgtattttttccttTGCAGGTACTGTCTCTTTGGAGtgctttgtttctttggatctGGGTGGACTCTCGCACCTTCTCCATTGGTGCTTTTATTTGGACCACCCTGTTCTCTGGCGGTCGCTctctgcaggcttctccttggCCGCCGCTTTCTATATTTTGTGTTCTCTTGCCAGGTTTTATGGTGGCTTTGGATGATCTCTCTCAGTGGTTTCTCTGGCCCAGAGCTCCATTCATGTCGGGATTTATATGTTCTCTGCTTTTGCTACGTGCATTGGTGGCTCTCCATGTTATCTCTTGGCTACCTCTTATATCAACGTTCCAGTCACGCTTGGATTTATGACGTTATGAACTCCATACGTTTTCACCTTCTTCTGGGGATTTGAAGTTTCTCTTACTTCAGCTGGATTGCGGTACTCCATCTGTGCTTCTACTGTTTTGGCACAATGCTTCTCCAGCcggatattatttttattgcggGATCATTTACTGCAGACCGATCTCGGACTAGGACGCCATTTTCATGTTGGACTTACAGcgacagacggctcagagatgggtacaaTTGGTTGTCTTTTGCACCTACATCTGAGTCGAATCTTTACAGTTTAGACATGTTTTCGATTTGTTTTGATGTATTTAGCGCTGCTCTTATATGTTCATTTTTATTATGCACTTTTCCTAGGGATTAGATTTTGGCAcgtgtatttgccaccctaggttttATGTCTTTATGTTTTATGTGTTGTCAGACTCGCTTTTAGAGAGGTCTTGGTATACCTCCCCTCTCTTTAGGCCTTATCTTGTATTTCTTTTGTGtttatatatacaggtaggggtccgcCTAACACCCCCGCTttcggcaaaaaaaaaaaaaaaaaaaaaaccctaaaccctaaaccctaaacccgaaacccgaaaccccgAAACCCCAAAaccccaaaaccctaaaccctaaaccctaattGAAGGCATAGATATCTTACCCATGACTTGGTGGAGAGACTTGTTTCcccgaatcagagtggcttcgttccgggtcggatgatctctgataatattcttcttgcccaggagctcactcacagcattactctccccactcgtggtggtaatgtcatcttgaagttggatatggccaaggcctatgaTAGGGTCCAGTGGTCTTTCCTGTTTGatgttttgagacattttggtttttctgagcgtgttgtggctttggtctcggcctgtatttcccattgtcatttctccgtgaacatTAATGGCTCTCTATCGGGGTTTTTTGGTTCCACCAGAGGCCTCCGGCAGGGCGATCCATTGTCTCCCCTTCTTTTCATTGtgggggcggagtatctttctcgtggccttgaccgactctacctgcagcatcctgcgattaggtatcggtctgattgtgatattttgatttcccacctggcttatgctgatgatgtcattattttttccagtggtgggtctcgtggtatGCAGAGCCTTGTtgattttctgcatcactacgagaattcgccgagggtcatctgcccctcaagtacctcggagttccCCTTTATCGGGGTAATCGCACGTGCTCCCTTTTTGAGCCCCTCCTACAGtctgttcgtaggaagttagagggttgggagattcggaCCCTCTCCCCGAGTAGCCGTATGACCCTGATacgtagcgtgctcctctccatgtcgatttatctgtttcaggtggttcagccacctctggctgtcatggagaagcttgagcGAGCCTTCAATGCCTTCCTCTGGGGGTCGAGGCCCTTGGAAAGGAAGTGGCACTGGGCCCGGTGGTCccgggcttgcctccccgtgcttgaggggggccttggattccgcagattgaaagatctcgtggaatgtttctctataaaattatggttcagatttcggcagggctcctttctatgggcgagattccttttcCGGAAGTATTGCCGGCTGGATGCTCCTGCCTGTGTCCCCGCCCGTGCTTCTATTTCCCCCATTTGGCGTCGTCTCCTCAGGATCCGCCCTCGCGCGGAGCCTGGCCTTCGTTGGCGTGTTGGTCTCAGAGATGTTTCCTTTTGGGATGACATTTGGTTTTGGGACGTTCCTTTGTCCTCCCGGTGTGTGGTCCGCGGGGGCCGTGATGTTCGGGTCTCTCATTTTCTGTCTGAGGGGTCCTGGGATTTTGATCGCCTTTGTGCGGTTGTTGCTCCTTCGGTTGCCGAGGAGATTGTTTTGATTCCTGTTCTTTCGGGAGACCCTGATATGGCACGATGGATCcatagctccgatggtgctttCTCTGTGAGATCTGCTTGGGAGCTGATTCGTCAGCGTGCTCCGTTTTCAGATATTTTCCGCCCGTGTTGGGGCAGTTTGTTGAGGCCTACCATGTCGTTCTTCCTTTGGAGATTCttgcatcagtggctcccagttgatgaggtgctccagcgccggggttttgcgttagcctcgagatgtcagtgttgtgatatggctgagacattcacacacatttttattcgTAGCCCGGTTGCTCGGTCTGTCTGGCACTTCTTTGGTGCCGTGTTTCGGGTTCGTATTcccgacactgaggatttcagtttgttcctcagtGCGTGGAAGAGAGATTTGGTCTGGTCCCGGGGGGCCATGTGCGGGAGTTTCTCCCCTGCATTGTTCTTTGGTTCCTCTGGACTGCACGGAACGATGCTAAGCACCGTCATCTCCCTGTTTCTGGGGAGACGGTGAAGTATCAGATTTTGTATTACCTGCGTCTTGCCCACtctgcgcgtactgtcaagCCCAGACATTGGCTGGGTGTGTTTCATGTGGCGAGATTGCTGGGTATTTCGGTTGCTCTCCGCAGATTCCataggacggcgattgttcgctggctgcgaccgccgtccgggtgtttcaagcttaatgtggatgggagctcgCGTGGTACATCTGGGGACTCCTCTGCTGGTGGCGTTGTTCGGGATGATTCAGGGAGGGTTGTGCTCTCATTCAGCGAGTTCATCGGAGCTGGGTCTTCTCTCCGGGctgagctttgggcggtttggaggggtcttctcctttgttctgatcattcttttttccctctttggatcgagcttgattctctgacttctattcagctcattcgttcccgtcgatgttgctggggtcttgatcacattgtatccaggattctggtccttttgagggggcggtctgttcatatttcgcatatattccgggagggtaattcggtggcagatgcattggcggcgagggcccatacccttaggcactttaccttagagttaggtccctcCCTCCCTAGGCACATTTCCATACTTGTACGTTCGGATACCTCCGGACTCCCCTACCTGAGATATAGATGTTCTTAGCTGTTTGCAGCCCTTTCCTTCACTTGGATCCATTTCTTCGGTATATCTATAtgtatatctttattttttctttgcaggtactgttctGTTGGGGGTTTCTCTTTTTCCCCGGTTTGCCAGTCTGGTGTGAGTGGGCACAGACACTCGCACACTACATGTTTGGTCTTCTCGGGATTGTGTAGGCTCTTGCACTATCCCTATTGGTGTTTTTCTTGGCCCTCTCATATTCACTGGAGCGCTATCTCTATTTGTGCTTCTCTTTGGTCTATTTCTGGTCCCTGGCGGGCGTTTACTGCAGGCTCTCCTTGCCCGCCATATGAGTTCTTTTACAGGAGTTTACTGGATGTCGTGGTGGTCCCAGGGATTATTTCCGGACGATCCTCTTCATTGTTATGATACCTTCGTCAGATTCATACTTCAGATGCTGGATCTTTTTTGTTCTGGCTGGATTGCGATCTTCATTTTGCCCTTTTATCGTCATTGTACAGTGATTTCCTGGCCAGCTCTTATTTTGACTGCCGGGATTCATACAGTTATCCGGTCTCAGATTAGAGTCGTTTTGACAGATTGGATTCTTCAGGGTGATGGCTCAGAGATGAGAGTTTCTTCTTGGATACCGCACTCATCTCCCAGTTATCATTTGATCTTCCTCGCCGTGTTGACTCTTAGCGCTGCTcgtatttgattagtttttgGCGCACTTTTGGTCGTAGTCTAGGGTATTTTTGCTTTTGTATTTAGGTCCCTAGGCTACTTTGCatttatgtttctactgctttagcctttttgaggaggtcttggtatagtccccctcctcttttaggttttCTTTCTgctgttattttttattttgtggatatatacaggtaggggtctgcctaacccccccgcatccggcggtgttttcctggaaaaaaaaaaaaaaaaaccctaaaccctaaaccctaaaccatttTCGCccctaaaattttttctctaaaGTGAATAGTGACCCAAAATAAGCCAAAAATCGCCCAAAAATCGCCTCCATGTTAACGCAGGTTTCCGGCCGGCCAATGACACCAACAGATGCGCCTCGACGAGACGAGGATACTGTAAAaatttcaggtcaatcggaGCACCTTTGCTTGGCCAATTCCACGTCTGAATGctcgaaatctgcgcattttccGGCGAGCTCGATCGCGCCGGCTAAAGTTCATCGTCCGGCTAGGATTCTTGTACCACTAGAATCATCTTCTCAAATCGCACCTTGTGTTCAaatttcaggtcaatcggaGTCCGTTTGGTGCCCCGATTCATCTGGTAAAATCGCGAATTTACTGTTCACAGAATCGCCGCCTACGGTTTTCTCGATTCCGGCCGCTTCCGATGGTGTTTGTTCGATCGGGGTCCCGATCTGTAATACCCACTCCAAGGCGCTTCATATGGTACCAGCACCGATGTCTATAACGTCTCCGATGGACGGGATTTTCAGATCTACGATTACAAGCTCTATTCACTCGCCTTCGTCGGACGTTTGCTTCAATTCCGGCGTCGACACTTCTCTAAAATTCAATTCCTTTGGCCAGAGCTCTAATCAAAAGATGGGCAATTGTTCCATGTTGCCAATTTTGGAAAATTATTCAGtgatcggaaacgcccaatttggtGTTCTTGGCTCGAGTTCATCACCGATTTCGTCCCGAGTCACAACCGTTCCGGCCGGTTCGGGTAGTGGAATGGCCGGTTCCGGCTTGGCATTCTCCTCTCCGGCATTAGGTGGTGCTCAGTTTGGTGACTCGCCGGTGAACTCGGTCGGCTCTCTGAGTTCACTCGGCCGAGTTGGACCGGCAGTTCCTCCTTAGCGGATTGCTGCCTCGGTTGTTCCATCGGCTGTTTTTGATCGTTCTTCGAAGGTTTCTTGTCCTCCGTCAGTCTCTTTTAAGGATATTTTGAATCGTACGTCTCCGGTTTTGCCGAGTCAGAGTTTTGCTGACATAGTTGACTCGATGGAAGAAGTGCCAGCTCCGATTGTTCGAGATGGGATTCCCGGTATTTTGTTCCCGGATAAGGTTATTTCGTCCCTCTCTGCTTCTTTTAAGTTTGCTTTGGTAGGGCGAATCACTGGGAACCGGGGTTTGACTCCTAATTCTGATATTTTATCTGCTTTGTCTTGTGTTGGTTTGTTGGGTTCTCAtactgttcgttttcttcctcggggatatatggttctcaccctttcctgtgaggaggaatatttgaggttttggactcagcctcttgtttcgattcggtttgtagtgattcgtttttcgaaatggactcccgaattcaagtttgaggcagattctcctattgctcctgtttgggtcagatttattgatttgcccTTGCATCTTTATGCTAAACAGAGCTTGTTTCCTATTGCTAAGATTTTAGGTAATCCAGTTAAGATTGATGAAATTACCGCCGATGGGACTAGAGGATCTTTTGCTCGAGtctgtgttgagattgatgttcttcacgctcgtccggagcgtatctgggtgggttggggtgacCATAGTCAAGTTGTGGAGGTGATTtatgagcaagttccccattattGTTCTCATTGCCAGTTATTGGGGCATTCACTTGAATTTTGCTCTCGTAATGGCAAGTCTTCTCGCCCGCGCCGGACCCGACCTCATGGTAAGGGTGTTGTTTCTGACTCACCACTGCAGGATCCTAGCGTGCCGTTACAGGATGTTACTTCCGATCAGGTTCTGTCTAGTGGTCATGTTTCTGAGTATGAAGAGAAGGTTGTTAAGCGTCCTCGACGTCGACCTGTTGTGAGGAGAGATCCGAATCGGCCTATTTCGACGAAAAATTATTACGAGATATTGCAAGGTTTACCTACTGATTCAGGTCCTGGGGAGTCTTCGGGTTCTGTGAAACCCCGTCCACCGAGAGTCACGTCACTTATTAGTAAGATAGCGATTGAGGGGAATCTTGCGGCAGGTTATCCGGCGCCGGCTCGCTCGTCTAAGGCAGCTTCAGCTCCGGCTCGCTCGTCTTCGACCACGGGTTTGGTTGATATGGTGTCTTCTTCTATCGCAGATGTTCCTGCACCTGTGATTGTTCCGGCTCCGATGGTTGAGCTTGCTCCTCTTGTTCAGGATCCCGTAGGTGACCCTCCTATTTCTATTCCTTTGCCTTCGTTTGAGGTGGGTTCAATGAGTGTGGGCGGTGAGGAGGGTGTGGTGCCTTCTTCTACTACTACATGTTTATCTCTACCTCTCCCGGGCCGTACACGGTCTCAGCAGCGACGGTATTACCGACAGAAGGCGGCTCAATCGAGTTTGCCTTACGGGCGACCTCCTGATCCAGGATGATTTATTTTTTCGCGTTTTTGGGAGATATGtgatgggcgttcactgcagggTTCTCCTTGCCCATCGTTGTTATTATTTTGCTTTTGCTGACATATTCCAGGGTGCCCTGTTGGACTTGATGTGTTTTTTGGCGTTGATTTCTGGGCTCTCTGTTGTAGTGTGTTTGTCTTTTGTTATGATGTGATGATTGTATAGCCTttgcggaggtcttggtctagtccccctccgttaggttttatttgtgctgatattttgttgtatatacaggtaggggtctgcctaaccccccgcTTCCAAtggtgttttttttaaaaaaaaaaaaaaaaaaaaaaaaaaaaaaaaccctaaacccctaaaccctaaaccctaaaccaaaaccAGACCCTTTTGCCCCCAAAAAAATTTTCTCGGAAAAAACACACAGTAAAAGGTGAGAAAAAACACACTAAACCCGTCACTATTCACGCCTACACGCTGCCATGCCGccgccgccggatcccggccggccaACCACCCCACCTGAACCGTCTCCTCACGGCGACCACCCTGTCCAAGTTTCAGTCCAAATGAAGTCCGGTAACCCCTCTAATTTCCCGACCGAAATCTCGCCATTTCCGTCCAAAATCGCGTCGTCGCCGTGCACTGTTCCTCCCGGCGCCAACTACCCACCATCTGACTCGCCTCGAGCAGACGGTTCCATTGGTACCAGCCCCACTATCAATAACTCAGTATTTTCACCGGAATCTTCGTCACAAGTTGCGCCAGCACTGTTCCCCGCGGCGGCGAGTTCTTCTCCGCTTCGTCCGGCCGATTCTTGTCACTATTTTCCACAACAAGCCCCGATCTGGAATCGTGAGGTCCAGACGATTCCACTGCCACAGGCCCCGTCGTCAACGGTGTTCCCCTCCGGCGACAATTTCAGATCTACTGATTTCCACCCTCAAACCCTAGCTGCGTCGGAATGTTTCTCAAATTACTCCGGCGTGGCGGTTCCTTTGGCTAATTCCTCACTACCGTATACTCCTCATTCCATGGGCTCTCCAATCATTCCATCAATTTCAGAAAATCCGCCGCCGATCAAAAAACCCCAAATCGGTGAGTTTCCGTCCACTTCACCGCCGATTTCAGGTACTGTTCCGGCTTATTTCTTCAATTCCTCTTTAGGCTATAATCGTCCAGTCATGGGTCGAGTTTTGCCACCTTCAATTTCAGGTTTCCGACCACCGGTCGGAAACCCCCAATTTCTAGGTCAAAATCGATTTTCCTCCCCTTCTTTGGTTCAATCGACCCCTCTTATGCCCTAATCTAGTGGATTGAAGACCGGTTCTATGACCTCCTCGCCGTCGCCGATCTTCGGTACAACTCGCCGGTCAACTCGCCGGTCAACTCGGCAGTCAACAACTCAGGTTCGGCTTCTAAATCTGATTCTCGGGCGACTAAGACGTTTCCGGTGTCATTTAGGGATGCTCTGGCTCCTACTTCACCTCGCTCGGGGAGGAATGGCTTTGGAGATGTAGTGAATGCTATGGATGAAATGCCCCTGCCGACTCTTAAGGATGGGAAACCGGGTATTTTATTCCCGGATGAGGTAATGTCTTCTCTGACCGAACCTTTTAAGTTTTCTTTAGTTGGGAAGATTTCTGGTAATAGATCCTTAGTCCCTAACTCGAGTATTTCGGCGGCATTTGCTCGTTTGGGATTGAAGcgatcttttgatttgagattcTTGCCTCGGGGTTTTCTGATCCTGTCACTTCAGTGTGAGGAGGATTATGCGTTCTTTTGGACGCGTGGGCAGATGATGGTTGGACCTCTCGGGATCCGTTTTTCCAAATGGACCCCGGAATTTAATCTTCAGGAAGAATCTCCCATTGCCCCGGTTTGGGTGCGTTTCCCGGGTTTGCCCATTCATCTGTTTAACAAGAAAAGCCTTTTTGCCCTTGCCAAGATTTTGGGCAACCCGGTGAAAATGGATGACTTTACTGCTAACTCCTCTCGGAGCGCTTTTGCTCGTGCCTGTGTGGAGTTGAATGTGTTGGAACCACCCGTTAAGCAAATTTGGGTGGGCTGGGGTGATCATACTCAGGAGATTGATGTTGTCTATGAGAAAATCCCTGGGTATTGCTTGGATTACAAAATGTTGGGTCATTCGACAGAAGTTTGCTATTCACATGGGAAAAATCCAAAACCTGCTCGATCCAAGCCTACTGATCGAGACCCTCCTCAGCCACAGGCCCCTCCTGTTCCGGCACCTCCTCAGGGTGCTGTTCCTGTCATTGTCCCGGGACCACAGCCCCAGCTTCATGTCAATGGCCATGGTCCCCGGCGTAGACAGAGACGGAGGCCTGTTCGACAGGCTCTCCTGAGGGATGATCCTCTTGCTTCGAACTCTTTTGGAGTTCTTTCCCATTTGCAGGAGACAGAGGTAGGCTCTGAGGAGCTTGGATTAGGTGTTCCTGATCCCTCTGTCGGTTTGAGTTCTCATCAGGAGGCCTTTTTTCCTGACCGCCCTGAGGTCACGGTGGCTGAGGACGATGAGAGTGTTCCTTTTGTGGACTGCGTGGATGACCTTGGATCTCCACGCCCGGACGTGGTGCCTGTGTTTGCCTCCACGGAGGTATGTATTGAAAATCATAGCAGTCACTCGGTCCCATCTTTTCCTGCATCCCCTGCTGATGCCACTTCTAT includes:
- the LOC142523065 gene encoding uncharacterized protein LOC142523065, whose product is MEADFWRQKAACHWLEDGERNTKLFHNMVKKKRVANKIFRIWDNGVCLTSPELIQQLGASFFQHLLTGDPSALASPDFSGFPSVISAVENEGIVVTPSLEEVRATVFSIHPDSVAGPDGFSSAFFQHCWEIVHQDVFDVVLDFFRGSPLPQGFTATTITLIPKVAGAHAWSDFRPISMCNVPNKIISKLLYSRLRVVAERLISPNQSGFVPGRMISDNILLAQELTHSLTLPTRGGNVILKLDMAKAYDRVQWPFLFEVLRHFGFSERVVEMVSACISHCHFSVNINGSLSGFFGSTRGLRQGDPLSPMLFILGAEYLSRGLDRLYLQHPELRYRSGCDILIFHLAYADDVIIFANGGSRSLRRLMGLLHHYENCSGQLVNAVKRSVILPPRCSERLRSRILRITRFAEGHLPLKYLRVPLFRGNRVCSLFEHLLQSVRRKLEGWEIRTLSLGSRITLIRSVLLSMPIYLFQVVQPPLAVMEKLELVFNAFLWGSRTLEKKWHWAKWSRACLPVMEGGLGFRRLKDLVDSFSIKLWFRFRQGSSLWARFLLRKYCQMDAPASVLPRGLISPTRRRLLRIKPRAEPGIRWRVGLGDVSFWDDIWFGDTALSSQCEVRGGRDVRVFHFLSEGAWDFDLLCAVVAPSVAEAITLTPIAFGEPDLALWIHSSDGAFSIRSAWELVRLRDPVSDILTPCWGRWLRPTMSFFLWRFWHQWLPLDDMLQRRGFELASRCQCCVMSETFTHVFIDGPIARYVWHFFGAIFRVRIPCTGDLRLFVSAWKRNLHWAPGGHVKEFLPFIVLWFLWMARNDAKHRQLRISGETVKSQILSYLRLARAAFIVKPKHWLGAFEAARSLGIFVAFQRTHRLAIVRWLCPPPGCFKLNVDGSSRGNPGESSVGGVVRDSSGRVVLSFSEFIRVGTNVRAELWAVWRGLLICSDLGLFPLWVETDSQISLQILRSRRCHWDLHHTVTRILFLLRGRAVHFSHIFREGNSVADALAARAHTIRVLSLWSALFLWIWVDSRTFSIGAFIWTTLFSGGRSLQASPWPPLSIFCVLLPGFMVALDDLSQWIRPRAEPGLRWRVGLRDVSFWDDIWFWDVPLSSRCVVRGGRDVRVSHFLSEGSWDFDRLCAVVAPSVAEEIVLIPVLSGDPDMARWIHSSDGAFSCVEERFGLVPGGHVREFLPCIVLWFLWTARNDAKHRHLPVSGETVKYQILYYLRLAHSARTVKPRHWLGVFHVARLLGTVLLGVSLFPRFASLALLARHMSSFTGVYWMSWWSQGLFPDDPLHCYDTFVRFILQMLDLFCSGWIAIFILPFYRHCTVISWPALILTAGIHTVIRSQIRVVLTDWILQGDGSEMRVSSWIPHSSPSYHLIFLAVLTLSAARI